The window ACACAATATTCATGTTTTTGAGTGCAAGTGTTTTTCCTCTATTAACCATATTAATATATAATTTTGGAGTAAAAAATAATTAAAAAGTGGAGGTATTTATCTTTGAGAATAATAGGTGTTGATCCTGGATATGGTATACTTGGATATGGGATCCTAGAAAAGAATAAAAACAAAATTTCGCATGTCACGCATGGGGTTATAACCACTGAAAAAGATGTCCCAATGTATAAAAGATTAGGGTATATATATGATAGATTTGTGGAGCTATTGGAAGAATATTCCCCAGATGCTTGTGCAATTGAAAGCTTGTTTTTCTACAAAAATGTAAAGACAGCCATCCATGTAGGAGAAGCTCGTGGAGTAATTCTTCTGGCCTCTTCGCAAAGGAACATTCCTTTGTATGAGTTTACACCTTATCAGGTAAAGAATAACGTTACTGGGTATGGAAGAGCAGATAAAAAACAAGTTCAAAAGATGGTTAAAATGCTTTTAAATTTAAATGATATTCCAAAGCCCGATGATGCTGCCGATGCATTAGCAGTTGCCTGGTGTCTTGCAGTTGAAATAAAAGCATAGGGAGGATAAAAAATGAAATATGTTTTTCCAAATTTGAATATCCCTATTACAAAACTTTCAGAATATTTTAATCTGGAACTTTCAGGTGAGATTGTAAAAATTGTATATGATACAAAATCTCAATCGCTTACTTTTTACTTAAATGAAGCGATTGGAGATTTAGATATTTTAAGTGAGAAGTTGAAAATGTTTTTTGGAGTTGATGTGTTTTTAGAATATAGTTTGCCTGAAATAAATAAAGAGAAAATATTGAATATGCTTAATGGTAATGCTCCTTATGTAAAAGATGTGGAATTTCTTGAAAATGAAATAGTTATTAAAGCTTTTGGTGAATTTGCAGCTAAGAAAATAGAAAGTAAATTAAAAAGAATTGAAAGTCTAACTAAAAAGAATGTTAGAGTAGAAATAATTGAAGAGGAAATAAGCTTTGTTCCTCCAAAAGTAGAAAGTTCTTTGAAAACATTTGAAGGTGGAAAAATAAAATATTATTTTCCATCAAATATTTCAATGAATGCAAAAGGAGTTTTCTTAAGAGGAAAGGTTTTTAAAATTGAAAAATCTGAATATGGGAATCCGCTATTAAGTATATATGTTACAGATAACAAAGATTCCATACTTGCGAAAGTATTTGATAATGTAGATAAAATAGAGACCTTGGTTTCAGTAAATAATTGGTATTACTTTAAGGGTTCTATGAGCGTTGATAGAAATGGAGAGTTTTATTTTTCTGTCAAAGAAATTTACGAAGATCCAGAGCCAATTGAGAGAAAAGATTTATCACAAGAAAAGAGAGTGCCTTTGCATGTTCATTCGAAAATGAGTGATTTAGATGCAATTATAGATATAAAGGAATTTGTAAAAAGAGCAAAAGAATGGGGTTGGAAGGCAGTAGCTATAACGGATCATGGAAATGTACAATCTATACCTTATTTATATGAAGAAGCTAAATCCAATGAAATAAAACCCATATTTGGAACTGAAATGTACTTTCTTAATGAACCTGGAGATATTGTAAAGAATTTAGATAAAGATTATGTGATTAAGGATTGTGTTTATACAGTCTTCGACCTTGAAACAACAGGTACAAACGCACGATTCGATGAGATAATTGAATTTGGTGCAGTAAAGTACAAGGATGGAAAAATTATTGATACCTTTAAAAGCTTTGTAAAGCCAAACAAAGATATAAATGATTTTACCCAAAAGCTTACTGGAATAACAAATGATATGTTAAAAGATGCTCCTGGTATAGAAGAAGTTGTTCCAAAATTTTTGGAATTTATAGAAGGTACTGTTCTTGTTGCACACAATGCAGACTTTGACTATGGATTTATTAGGGAAGTTTACAGGAAGATGTACGATAAAGATTTGATAATGCCTTATCTTGATACATTGAAGCTTTCAAGGGTAATTTTAAAGGGTAAGGTTAAGTCTTTTGGCCTTGGAAAACTTGTTGAATATTTCAAACTTGGACCATTTAAGCATCACAGGGCTTTTGAAGATGCAAGTGTGACTGCAGAACTTTTTGGTAAATTAGTTGAATTATTAGGTAAGATGGGTATAAAGAGTTTAAATGATATAAATAAACTAAAAGCAGGTACTTCTATTTCAAGTATAAGGACAAAGAGAGTATTTAATCACATAACTATTTTAGTTAAAGACAAAATAGGATTGAAGAACTTGTATAAATTAGTTTCAGATGCACATGTAAAATATTTTAAATACGTGCCATTTGTTCCAAAGAATGTTTTAAAAGAATATAAAGAAGGGTTGATATTTGGTACAGGCTGTGAGCAGGGCGAAATTTTTGAAGCACTAAAGGGTTCTGCAACCGATGAGGAAATAATAGAGCTTTTAAAAGAGTATGATTATGTTGAAATTTTCCCACTTAGCACTATTGTTTCAGTAAATAAAGAACAGGCAAAGGAAATATTTAAAAGGCTTTATTTTCTTGCAAAAAGGTTAAAAATGCCCGTTGTAATGGTTGATAACGCTCATTATTTAGAGCCAGAAGATATAAAGGCAAGACATGTCTTACTTTCACCTAAGGAAAAAAGTAATCCACATGATGAAGATCTACGCGATAAAGATGCACAGCTTTATCTGAGAACTACCGATGAATTACTAAAAGAGGCAATGGAAATATTCGGAGACGAAAAAATTGCTAGAGAAGTAGTTATTGAAAATCCAAATAAAATTGCAGATATGATTGAAGATATTGCGCCGGTAAAGAAAAAGCTCCATCCACCAATAATTGATGGTGCAGAAGAGAATGTTAGAAATTTATCTCTAAAGAGAGCCAAAGAGCTTTATGGTGATCCACTTCCAGAAGTTATTGAAAAAAGGCTTGAAAAGGAGCTTAAAAGTATAATTGATAACGGTTATGCAGTTTTGTATGAAATTGCACATCTTATAGTAAAAAAGGCAAACGAAGATGGTTATGTTGTTGGTTCAAGGGGTTCTGTTGGTTCTTCATTTGTTGCATACCTTATGGGTATAACGGAAGTTAATCCACTTCCGCCGCACTATA of the Thermosipho africanus Ob7 genome contains:
- the ruvC gene encoding crossover junction endodeoxyribonuclease RuvC, translated to MRIIGVDPGYGILGYGILEKNKNKISHVTHGVITTEKDVPMYKRLGYIYDRFVELLEEYSPDACAIESLFFYKNVKTAIHVGEARGVILLASSQRNIPLYEFTPYQVKNNVTGYGRADKKQVQKMVKMLLNLNDIPKPDDAADALAVAWCLAVEIKA
- a CDS encoding PolC-type DNA polymerase III; amino-acid sequence: MKYVFPNLNIPITKLSEYFNLELSGEIVKIVYDTKSQSLTFYLNEAIGDLDILSEKLKMFFGVDVFLEYSLPEINKEKILNMLNGNAPYVKDVEFLENEIVIKAFGEFAAKKIESKLKRIESLTKKNVRVEIIEEEISFVPPKVESSLKTFEGGKIKYYFPSNISMNAKGVFLRGKVFKIEKSEYGNPLLSIYVTDNKDSILAKVFDNVDKIETLVSVNNWYYFKGSMSVDRNGEFYFSVKEIYEDPEPIERKDLSQEKRVPLHVHSKMSDLDAIIDIKEFVKRAKEWGWKAVAITDHGNVQSIPYLYEEAKSNEIKPIFGTEMYFLNEPGDIVKNLDKDYVIKDCVYTVFDLETTGTNARFDEIIEFGAVKYKDGKIIDTFKSFVKPNKDINDFTQKLTGITNDMLKDAPGIEEVVPKFLEFIEGTVLVAHNADFDYGFIREVYRKMYDKDLIMPYLDTLKLSRVILKGKVKSFGLGKLVEYFKLGPFKHHRAFEDASVTAELFGKLVELLGKMGIKSLNDINKLKAGTSISSIRTKRVFNHITILVKDKIGLKNLYKLVSDAHVKYFKYVPFVPKNVLKEYKEGLIFGTGCEQGEIFEALKGSATDEEIIELLKEYDYVEIFPLSTIVSVNKEQAKEIFKRLYFLAKRLKMPVVMVDNAHYLEPEDIKARHVLLSPKEKSNPHDEDLRDKDAQLYLRTTDELLKEAMEIFGDEKIAREVVIENPNKIADMIEDIAPVKKKLHPPIIDGAEENVRNLSLKRAKELYGDPLPEVIEKRLEKELKSIIDNGYAVLYEIAHLIVKKANEDGYVVGSRGSVGSSFVAYLMGITEVNPLPPHYICPNCKYLEFSKEVGSGYDLPDKLCPKCGTKLNKTGQDIPFEVFMGFKGDKVPDIDLNFSGEYQERAHNYIVELFGKDNVLRAGTISTIAERSAIGYVRSYMELKDETLNTAEQVRLAEKVAGVKRTTGQHPGGLMIVPKDMTVYDFTPIQYPANKKDSEMCTTHFAYESIHDDLVKLDALGHDDPTMIKLLYEYTGVDPTTVPMDDKETLEIFSSLKPLKVRASDLGTDVGTIGIPEFGTDFVQEMLKETRPKSFAELVRISGLSHGTDVWLNNAQDIIRSGKATLSEVISCRDDIMIYLIKAGVEESTAFKIMENVRKGKGITKEEEDLMREHNVPEWFIESCKKIKYLFPKAHAVAYVSMAFRIAYFKVHFPLAYYAAFFSIKGDEFSIETILKGPNAIKKRLTELSVKMKKDVKEKNEEKVLEAALEMYLRGFSFLPPDILKSDYRRFLIEDNKLRIPLNRIPGVGDSVAYSIVQAREEKEFTSIEDLKKRTKLSKAHITTMKKLKILNNLPETDQSSLFDF